In one Carassius carassius chromosome 12, fCarCar2.1, whole genome shotgun sequence genomic region, the following are encoded:
- the LOC132155060 gene encoding retinoic acid receptor RXR-gamma-A-like encodes MDNNDTYLHFSSSLQVTHGHLSSPPSQPPLGSMVSHHHPSIINGLGSPYSVITSSSLGSPSASMPTTSNMGYVALNSPQMNSMNSVSSSEDIKPPPGLVGPGSYSCSSPGSLSKHSCAICGDRSSGKHYGVHSCEGCKGFFKRTIRKDLTYTCRENKDCQIDKRQRNRCQYCRYQKCLAMGMKREAVQEERQRGREKSDNEVESSSSFNEEMPVEKILDAELAVEPKTDAYIESSTGNSTNDPVTNICQAADKQLFTLVEWAKRIPHFSDLPLDDQVILLRAGWNELLIASFSHRSVTVKDGILLATGLHVHRSSAHSAGVGSIFDRVLTELVSKMKDMQMDKTELGCLRAIVLFNPDAKGLSNPSEVEALREKVYASLEGYTKHNNPDQPGRFAKLLLRLPALRSIGLKCLEHLFFFKLIGDTPIDTFLMEMLEAPHQIT; translated from the exons ATGGATAATAACGACACATATCTGCATTTTA GTTCTTCTTTGCAGGTAACACATGGTCACCTGAGCTCTCCTCCGTCCCAGCCTCCTCTCGGCTCCATGGTGTCCCACCATCACCCCTCCATCATCAACGGTCTAGGGTCGCCATACTCAGTCATCACTTCTTCCTCCCTGGGCTCACCTTCAGCCTCCATGCCCACTACCTCCAACATGGGCTATGTAGCGCTCAACAGTCCACAG ATGAACTCTATGAACAGTGTTAGCAGTTCAGAAGACATTAAACCTCCTCCAGGACTGGTGGGACCGGGCAGTTACTCCTGCAGCAGCCCGGGGTCCCTGTCCAAACACAGCTGTGCCATCTGTGGAGACCGATCCTCAG GGAAACATTACGGTGTTCACAGCTGTGAAGGATGCAAGGGCTTCTTCAAGAGAACCATCCGGAAAGACCTTACATACACATGTCGAGAAAATAAAGACTGCCAGATAGACAAGCGCCAGCGGAACCGCTGCCAGTACTGCCGCTATCAGAAGTGTCTAGCCATGGGCATGAAGAGAGAAG CGGTGCAGGAAGAGAGGCAGCGCGGTCGGGAAAAGAGTGATAATGAGGTGGAGTCTAGCAGCAGCTTTAATGAGGAAATGCCAGTGGAGAAGATCCTGGATGCTGAGCTTGCAGTGGAACCCAAGACTGACGCTTACATTGAGTCCAGCACAGGCAACTCG ACAAATGACCCAGTGACCAACATCTGCCAGGCTGCAGACAAGCAGCTCTTTACTCTTGTGGAGTGGGCTAAGAGAATCCCGCACTTCTCTGACCTTCCTCTGGATGACCAGGTCATCCTGCTGCGAGCAG gtTGGAACGAGCTGCTCATTGCTTCATTCTCACACCGTTCTGTGACGGTTAAAGATGGGATCCTTTTGGCCACTGGCCTGCATGTCCACCGCAGCAGTGCTCACAGCGCAGGGGTCGGCTCTATATTTGACAG GGTATTAACAGAGCTGGTGTCTAAGATGAAGGACATGCAGATGGACAAGACGGAGCTGGGCTGTCTAAGAGCTATCGTCCTCTTTAACCCCG ATGCTAAAGGATTGTCAAACCCGTCAGAGGTCGAGGCATTACGGGAAAAAGTGTATGCTTCACTGGAGGGCTACACCAAACACAACAACCCCGACCAGCCCGGCAG GTTTGCCAAGCTGCTCCTCCGTCTGCCCGCTCTGCGCTCCATAGGACTGAAGTGCCTGGAGCACCTGTTCTTCTTCAAACTTATCGGAGACACACCTATAGACACTTTCCTCATGGAGATGCTAGAAGCGCCGCATCAAATCACATGA